In Paenibacillus ihbetae, the following are encoded in one genomic region:
- the acpS gene encoding holo-ACP synthase, which produces MIYGIGHDVLDMRRVEILMTGPHSEKFVERVLTEAEREIALQKGAKRTEFVAGRFAAKEAISKSFGCGIGSLIGFWDIEVLPHPGGRPIASLSPEAWSRLSIGDPADYVIHLTISHQPELASAFAVVERIRQG; this is translated from the coding sequence GTGATTTACGGTATCGGACATGATGTGCTTGATATGCGGAGAGTGGAAATTTTGATGACCGGCCCGCATAGCGAAAAGTTTGTTGAACGGGTATTGACCGAAGCAGAGCGGGAGATCGCGCTCCAGAAGGGCGCCAAGCGCACCGAGTTCGTTGCCGGCCGCTTCGCGGCGAAGGAAGCGATATCGAAATCCTTCGGCTGCGGGATCGGAAGCCTCATCGGCTTCTGGGATATTGAAGTGCTCCCGCATCCGGGCGGGCGGCCGATCGCCAGCTTGTCCCCTGAAGCGTGGAGCCGCCTGTCGATCGGCGATCCAGCCGATTACGTGATCCATTTGACCATTTCGCACCAGCCGGAGCTGGCCTCTGCGTTCGCAGTCGTGGAAAGGATCAGGCAAGGATAA